From the Synechococcus sp. HK01-R genome, one window contains:
- a CDS encoding AbrB family transcriptional regulator: MPAPATLLVYLLAGTSLGLLALRTGIPAAPLAGALIGAGLVSMSGRLPQAEWPPGTRTALEIGIGTVIGTGLTRESLDQLQQLWRPAILITVTLVMTGLVVGLWTSRLLGIDPVVALLGAAPGGISGMSLVGADFGVGAAVAALHAVRLITVLLVLPLVVKLLVPLGMGES, encoded by the coding sequence ATGCCCGCTCCGGCAACGCTTCTGGTCTATCTCTTGGCAGGAACAAGCCTCGGTCTTCTGGCTCTGCGCACCGGCATCCCGGCGGCACCACTCGCTGGCGCTCTCATTGGTGCCGGATTGGTCAGCATGAGCGGTCGGCTGCCCCAGGCGGAGTGGCCCCCTGGCACCCGCACCGCCCTCGAGATCGGCATCGGCACCGTGATCGGCACCGGCCTCACGAGGGAATCCCTGGACCAGCTTCAGCAGCTTTGGCGCCCGGCAATCCTGATCACCGTCACCCTGGTGATGACCGGCCTGGTGGTGGGGCTCTGGACCAGCCGGCTCCTCGGGATCGATCCAGTGGTTGCGCTGCTGGGAGCCGCTCCCGGCGGCATCAGCGGCATGAGTCTGGTGGGTGCCGACTTTGGCGTTGGAGCCGCCGTAGCAGCGCTCCATGCCGTGCGCCTGATCACGGTGCTTCTCGTTCTTCCGCTTGTGGTGAAACTGCTAGTCCCCCTGGGCATGGGCGAGTCCTGA
- a CDS encoding chemotaxis protein, which produces MTQSVSFRITRTAEDVAQTLNALSQRLVKLEQRLESVDLQLRQQQEAQAMPVAEMERLDGVDQILQDCRELLHQSEPAQLHGEEEHQHDHQHGEHEHHDEAMAARLTVA; this is translated from the coding sequence ATGACCCAATCCGTGTCCTTCCGCATCACCCGTACGGCTGAGGATGTCGCCCAGACCCTCAACGCGCTCTCTCAGCGTCTGGTGAAACTGGAGCAGCGGTTGGAGAGCGTGGATCTGCAACTGCGTCAGCAGCAGGAGGCCCAGGCCATGCCGGTTGCGGAGATGGAGCGTCTCGATGGAGTCGATCAGATTCTTCAGGACTGCCGTGAACTGCTCCATCAGTCGGAACCTGCTCAGCTCCATGGAGAGGAGGAGCACCAGCACGACCATCAGCATGGCGAGCATGAGCACCACGATGAGGCCATGGCTGCTCGATTAACGGTTGCTTGA
- a CDS encoding DEAD/DEAH box helicase, with the protein MHPFDAVTQAQIRRIRPRGVWRGAKRGWEFPLAAAKELQAQLGPRFPVRDDLARWMAWHQHPMPPLPSHRQLVALADLDQALPDGRQPLPHQRSGARWLLARRGAVLADEMGLGKTLTVLLAARAMQRALPLELVVVAPVGLHDHWRREADALGLSPTLLSWARLPDDLPEAGTLLVVDEAHFGQSMQAQRTQALLRLARHPRLRAIWLLTGTPMKNGRPDQLYPLLAAIDHPIARDQRQFEERYCQGHWREQAGQRRWQAGGASQLEELRRFTRPLVLHRRKQRLLGLPPKERRFEPLQLEDAEARGMDHRLAQVIEEYRRRVRAGSVRSDAESFAVLTALRRIAAEFKLPAAASLVETLRRQGQAVVLFSSFVEPLHLLQQRLGGVVLSGRLRPEDRQGVVDRFQAGETDLLLSTYGTGGLGFTLHRARRVVLLERPWTPGAVDQAEDRCHRLGMDGGLISYWLQLGLADQLVDSLVASKARQIEILLGPRSLTLERQPLPALLRRCLQDA; encoded by the coding sequence ATGCATCCCTTTGATGCCGTCACCCAGGCTCAGATCAGAAGGATCCGACCCCGGGGGGTGTGGCGCGGTGCCAAGCGAGGCTGGGAATTCCCCTTGGCCGCGGCGAAGGAGCTTCAGGCCCAGCTGGGCCCGCGGTTTCCGGTGCGCGACGATCTGGCCCGCTGGATGGCCTGGCATCAGCATCCGATGCCGCCGTTGCCTTCCCATCGCCAGTTGGTTGCATTGGCCGATCTGGATCAGGCGCTGCCTGACGGACGTCAGCCGCTGCCCCATCAGCGCAGTGGTGCCCGATGGTTGCTGGCCCGCAGAGGCGCGGTCCTCGCCGATGAGATGGGTCTTGGCAAGACCCTCACCGTCCTGCTGGCGGCCCGTGCCATGCAACGTGCCCTCCCGCTGGAGCTGGTGGTGGTGGCCCCGGTCGGACTCCATGACCACTGGCGGCGGGAGGCTGATGCCTTGGGCCTCAGCCCTACGTTGCTCAGTTGGGCTCGACTCCCTGACGACCTGCCCGAGGCGGGAACGCTGCTGGTGGTGGATGAGGCCCATTTCGGCCAGTCGATGCAGGCCCAGCGCACCCAGGCTCTGCTGCGCCTCGCCCGTCACCCCCGGTTGCGGGCGATCTGGCTGCTCACGGGCACGCCGATGAAGAATGGCCGGCCCGATCAGCTCTATCCATTACTGGCGGCGATTGATCATCCGATCGCCCGAGACCAACGCCAGTTTGAGGAGCGTTACTGCCAGGGTCATTGGCGCGAGCAGGCTGGTCAGAGGCGCTGGCAGGCCGGCGGCGCCAGTCAGTTGGAGGAGTTGCGACGGTTCACCCGCCCGCTGGTGCTCCATCGGCGCAAGCAGCGCCTTTTGGGGTTGCCGCCGAAGGAGCGGCGCTTTGAGCCTCTCCAGCTGGAGGATGCTGAGGCCCGCGGGATGGATCACCGTCTTGCTCAGGTGATTGAGGAGTACCGCCGAAGGGTGCGGGCTGGATCGGTGCGCTCCGATGCGGAATCCTTTGCTGTGCTGACGGCCCTGCGCCGAATTGCTGCGGAGTTCAAATTGCCTGCGGCGGCCAGCCTGGTGGAAACACTGCGTCGCCAGGGACAGGCGGTTGTGCTCTTCAGCAGCTTTGTGGAGCCCCTGCATCTTTTGCAGCAGCGCCTGGGGGGTGTCGTGCTGAGCGGGCGATTACGACCTGAGGATCGTCAGGGGGTGGTGGATCGCTTTCAGGCGGGTGAGACCGATTTGCTGCTGAGCACCTATGGCACCGGCGGTCTTGGTTTCACCTTGCATCGGGCCCGCAGGGTGGTGTTGCTGGAACGGCCCTGGACCCCTGGAGCTGTGGATCAGGCCGAGGACCGCTGCCATCGGCTTGGGATGGATGGGGGGTTGATCAGCTATTGGTTGCAGTTGGGGCTAGCCGACCAGCTGGTGGATTCGCTCGTGGCCAGTAAGGCGCGCCAGATTGAAATTTTGCTGGGCCCCAGAAGCCTGACCCTGGAGCGTCAGCCCTTGCCCGCGCTGCTGCGGCGCTGTTTGCAGGATGCCTGA
- a CDS encoding DUF6554 family protein: MARIQIRLATVLTLAGLAGLNLVASGVKAADKPEPNKGAQIYCFMRSNGNDHSVSWEASYALIKRQGNSVFKTSPEHAAVMITEAVVKDPGSYPDCGRYLGDLFGGSDRSAKLPQDQPKAKSSSSGSSSNTYGDQRYSY, from the coding sequence ATGGCCAGGATCCAGATCCGTCTTGCAACCGTCCTTACCCTGGCCGGACTCGCCGGGCTCAACCTGGTGGCGAGCGGCGTCAAAGCGGCTGATAAGCCCGAACCCAACAAAGGCGCCCAGATCTACTGCTTCATGCGCAGCAACGGGAACGACCACTCCGTCAGCTGGGAAGCTTCTTATGCACTGATAAAGCGTCAGGGCAATAGCGTCTTCAAAACCTCCCCTGAACATGCTGCTGTGATGATCACCGAGGCTGTGGTCAAAGATCCCGGCAGTTATCCCGACTGCGGTCGCTATCTCGGTGACCTGTTCGGGGGATCCGACCGCTCCGCCAAGCTTCCCCAAGATCAACCCAAGGCCAAGTCCTCCAGCTCCGGTTCCTCCTCGAATACCTACGGTGATCAGCGATACAGCTACTGA